The Scatophagus argus isolate fScaArg1 chromosome 4, fScaArg1.pri, whole genome shotgun sequence DNA window TGGATGTGGCAGCCGTGACAAGGGGTGACCAGCTTGCCAGGGCTATCCGGATCATAGCAGACAATGTGAGAGTTACCCCCAGCTTAGGAGAACAGAGCTTTACTGGCTGCGAACACTGAGGACTCGCTTAGGTAGACATGATCTACCACTAGCACTGAGGGTGGTATTCAGGTTACGAATATCACATCCACATGAGAACAACAATCGTTTTACccaaaatgttgctttaagtAAGCTAAATCTTGCTTCTCTTTCATGCCAGTTGCTGAGATAACTCTTTCATATTGTCACAGTCAGTATCTTTGTCATCATCAGTATCTTTCTCTAATGTAACAGCTTAATGTGTGTACACATCCATACAGCATGCGAAATCCATTTAGCAAAATCCATATGGCACTGGTGTTGCGACGACGTTGTGCAAATGAACTGTTACTTGACATCTGTGAACTCATTTATGAAGACATTAGACAAAAGCTCGTTGACACCATTAAATGTCAAACCAGTGCTCATGGTTAATGGCTTGATGAGTGACAGAgctcaaaacactgaacaggCAGTTTGATTAAATTCTTCTTTGACTCTGGAGAATAGAAGAGATGTCTGCTTTATCCctcacattttcaaaatctCTGTGAATGCAAGCAGACACATTGAGGAAACATAAATTCTTTTGAAATGAATACataacagtgaaatgtttcGTAAAAAGGTAACAGGACGTGACTAATGACAAACAAGTCAGCAGAAGAGCAGATGCAgaataaatgcaaacatatatttttatcaAAGACAACATGTCATTAATCATTAGCCTATGTTTACTCTATGGTGGTGACAAAAGCTAATACAGATATCTCATCAAACATATGAATGCATCAGTATTTTCAAATACAATAAGAAGATTTCGCTGTTTTGACTACAGCTAGTACAATGAAttacatacaagcacacacggGGATTTTAAGaacttaataaaataaattcaaatctGAATCTCTGATGAAACAGTAATCATAACCTCAGTCTTTCCGGAAAATTAGAGATGTAGTAATCCGTTCTCAGGTATTTGAACTACATATCCCATACGCAATAGCAGCCCTTCTATTTCCCATAAGCCTTTGCGACGTTCCGCCGCTCAGTGAAACAAGAAGGTCGCACGTAGCATTGTCATATTGAGGCTGGGAAGAAACCAGACAGTAATTATGCTGAGACAAGTTGTAAGACGATTCACAACGTCTGCTGTTCGCTCTTCACACTATGAGGAAGGGCCAGGGAAGGTGAGACTGCCTCCTTAAacaattgtgttttttaaaatgtgataataTCTGTGTACGGCCTTGTCTGTATCCACAGCCTAACGTTAGCTAGCGTCACTTGGAGGTCATGTCCGTCATTTTACAATAGCCTGATTGTAAAGCAAAACTATCACCGACTATACGACATATGTACTTTTTCATTTACAGAGTAAGCTAACATTTAACCCGAAAGTGCTTATTTTGGTGGCGAATTTTTAAATGAGCTTTGTGGCTACGACGTGGGTAGCTAACTATTAGCTAACAATCAATGCTACCTCGCTAACATGCAATTTTAGCAAacataaaacaagtcaaaataatCTCACATGCCTGCTTCAATTTAATGTGCCGTTTATTTTGGCAATACATTTACTGTTTCTACAAATATCAGATGTGAATACCAAAGTGTCAATGGAGTTGTTTAGTACTTCCGGCATTGTACTGTACAAGTACTGTAACTTAAGGTCACTGCTGCAACGTTATTACCACAACAACAAGCGACCGTGGAGAACGTTTTGGGATTACTAAGATTACACTAACCGTAACAATTTTACCGTGACTCACATTTTCTGATACcgtttttctgtctgcttcctctcaaatgaaatgttgaatAATGGTTGATGCAGTAAGTTGGCTACTTCTGATAAAATACTTAGTGGACCTCACTAATAGCATCTCAAATAGTCTTGacacttttatctttttttcattattgttcaTATGAAGAAGTCTGGCATTGATGCTGCATCTTTGTACCCTGCTAGTAGCCCCCTCAGTTTATTGCCAGGTGtgctggtgtttgtttgtttgtttgtttttgtgaaattatAAGGGCTTGACTCAAATTACAAAAGCCATTGCTACTCTTTGTTTTCAGAATGGAGGTTGCAGGGTCTGACATTAGATTTCAGAGTCAGccaacttattattattattattattattgttattttattatttatatgacTGTTTTTTAGGGGTTTTTATTATAGTACAaaaatggctttttaaaaaataaaattttctgaGTTCTTAAATTGCAGAAACTCCTTTGATCATTCACATTGGTCTGTGTTAAACAGCTGTCCTTCTCTCACATGACCTTTTTGTCTGCTTAGGTTTCTGATATTACAGGTCATCTCTGAatattaaatgtcatttctaaCCTTTGTCCTGTCATTTATTTCTGGCTAATTAATTTAATGCATTGTCAAATAACCTGTTCATTTTCTGGTAcaaattttaaatgtgtttcagatTTGGAAGTACTTTATAACAGCAGTGTGCAGTCAATAATTGTTGATCAGTATAAATCAAAGGACTCCAAAAATTGCATCAAATTTCACAGCGTCATAATACTCTTGTCTTTTTACAGAACCTGCCATTTTCCGTGGAGAACAAATGGCGTCTGCTGGGCATGATGGTGGCGTTCTTTGGCAGCGGCTTCGCATTCCCCTTTATCGTCGTTAGGCATCAGATCCTGAAGAAGTAAAATGGCCTCATGCTATTGCTCAGCCTTCAAGGTAATTATGACAGCCGTATTTATCTAGCAGATCTGCTTTCATTAAAACGTCAGGAGGATGTGGCATTCTCTTCAGCCTTGGTTTGAATAGTGACCCCAGACAGTGACAGTCCTTCACGGTGCCTCTTTACCCTTTTACTCAATGGcatgttttgaataaattgtCTGTATGTCTGAGACTGACTAACAAATGTGATGTTGGTTTATACTGATATTATGTTGTTTAGCCAAGCTTTAGCAAGTTAATGTGACTGCTACGGAACACATTGATGTGTATCAGGTGGGAGCGTATCAGAGTTGTTGCTGTCACATTTATCTGTACTGGTGTTTACCCAGAAATTGCTTTTCTGTCATCTTATCACGTTTCACCTTGTTTCCTTGTTCTTCCTGCAGGTCGTCAGCTGGAACATACTTATCCATCAGAGTTCTATCCATGCAGAAGAATGGGAATCTCttaattttctttgtaaataaagTTTCCTCAAATATGAACATGTCTGTTCTTGTTATTTGCAGTACCAGAATggttttcagattttaaaaacacGTGTACATGCCggagtaaaagtactcatgaCAAGCTCGTGATATTTTTGGTaacagtaatttattttttaaccaatCTTCTCGTTCTAGATAACCAGCTGGTGTCATCTATTGAAACATGCTTAAGATTAGAATTGCATCTAACTCCAAGTATTtagttaaataaatgtattcatacAAATCTGTTCTGAATTCAGTGTATTCTTAACGTTACATTGAACCCACAACTTAGCAAATTTAAACCCTTTATTGCCAGCATTCTAAAGCAAATGAATAAAGTGGAAATGGAAAATCATGCGAGAGGGCTTGCATTGAGGAATCCAGTCCTCTTCTGATAACTATTGTTCCCTCACCCTATAGCTCGGTTCCTTAGCTGAACTCAACTGAATAACCTATTTCAGTTCAATTAACCCTTTGCTTCTGGCTATAATTATCCAAAGATAGTGTATTAAAAACAGAGGTGTGGCTGCTCAGTTGGTGAGGAAGGAGAATGTTAAAGAggttgaaatgtttctgttcagGTCTGCCTCATGCCTTGGAGTAATTTCTAGAAATCTGCAGAGGttagtttttcatttgcttgtggCCTAAAGACATGAGTTGGGACACACAGGGACAAGCTGTTAGCATGAGAAACACCTGCTGTATTCCCTTTGTAAACCCTACAGCCCTGACACACGACTTGCAGCTGCTTGTAAACCTGTCAGGTGATTCTGTGTTCTCCTGCATTTATAATGATGTGCTGTCTGTGCCTCTGGCCTTCCTGGATGGAAGAGCATTTGGGTCGTGCAGCTCTTGCTCGTTGGTGATAAAGTTATCAGACATTTAATGGGGTCAACAAGTGGGAGTCGATATTTTATAGGTGTGTTGTATTGTCTGCGCTCAGAATAGGTTGACCTTTGTTGGTAGCTCAAGGGTAGGGACAGAGGCTTTTGTGGTCAAAAGCACTACTCAACACATAATACCTCACAGTATCACAAGATATTGAACAGCATACCCACACAAACCTGCAAATGTGTGttaccaaaacacacagcatctgCATGGACACGCTGGTGGGCTCAGTTGTGGaattttcaaataaactgcAAGGCGTCCTTTTGGATGAAACTTGAGTCTGCACACACATAGAACAGGCAAATACAGAAGTCTCATCAGGAACTTTTTTCTGCTCACATGCACCTTGAGGCAATACTGAAACTCAAGGCAGGAAGTCAAGTGTAGTGTTGTTgtgagagaaaagcaaaaagtgcAAGAACACCAAATCAACAGGATGcatgtcacttttattttcatatcgCATCCATGATATCTCAACAGCTTTGCTGCTTAGCAAGGGAAATAAACACTCAGCCTTAATGATATTTTCTCAAAATGGCTGTTATTAGCATATCATGAACGGTCATGATTACGTTTTTAAGCATTTTTAGGCATGCTTTAGCTGATGTTCAGCTCCTGTTATGAGTCATACTTCATGGTTAGTCTTTCTGAGTGCATCTCAAAGATCACTCTGTTCTGTTCGCAGAGAAAGACGGAGCACTCAAGTGCTACTAAGACAAATAAGCCTCAGTGAAGTGATGCTTCACCCAAAGTCTGTCTTCTGAGCAAAGCTCGCTGTGAAAAGTTATCTGCATCACGTCTATTATACTACAGAAGAGATCTGAGTTATTGTTACCCTTGAACAGAACATAGTTTTGTCCAGTGGGATAGTTTACTTTCATGCTGTTCCTGTAGAACACACTTGAAAGTTCCCACCTTTGTGCTCTGAATCCTCAACTGCACCGACTGAGCAGAGCTGCCAGCAGCTACTTTAAATTTTACAAATGGCTCACTTGGGTGCTACAGTACACTCCAGCTCTCGGAGTGCTAATTTAAGTATGTCCCCGACATTTAGACccttttgcaaataaaaaaaagaaaagaaaagagagaatatAAAGGCAGATGCATTTGCTCCCCTGAGAGTATAAATTTAGACTGGCACTGACACTTTTAGGGATCAGGTCTAAGTGGAGTGTCACATTATCTGGGCATCAGAGAGCAAAAAACATGCACTAAGTAGTGGgtatttttttgtcataaatGTTTGATCTATTCTCCACCCTTACACTACTAACAGGGGCTTTTAAGAATCCTGCCAGACTCCAGCAGCGAGGACCAATTACACACAATGGTGTTATCTGGACAGGGACCAAGCTGCAGTGCAGTACTGGTGACTACATCAGGGTTTCCAGGCAAGTGCATGTTGCAAAAGGGGGGTCCTATGGTGCCCACTATACTCTACATCACATTTTAGATGGGCTTGCCATATCTCCACTGCATGAGGAAGcaggggagagacagaaaaagaatatATTACGGGAGGATTACGCTCCCAGCATGCCAAGTCTCTTGCAGGAGTTTGTCAAGCTGCATTTGATATATAAATGTTGAATTAAAGAGAAGGGGGTGTGCTATTGTGTATGTCTTAGTTTTTTCTTAGGTTTGCCAAAGTTTACACCTTCACTATAGGCGATATCTGGTAAATTCattattgtcattgttgttCCAAATGCTTTACATTCCAAGGCGAGCAGgcactaattaaaacaaagtgtAGTCATTAAAGATCAATTCCAAACCCTTTTATCACCATTCAGTGACTGTTTAACATCATGCATGCTAATAAAGTGAATAGGTTTCCAACAATTACAGAATTGTGCACAACTACAAAGGTGAAAGCCTCTACTGTATATAGTAATATCTCAGTTAAAGCACCATGCCTTGTTATATCCCCTTTAATCCAGCATGCTAATATAGCTTCATATGTTCTCGCAGATATTTAAATCACcttattttcagtatttgtgGCCATTCATTTCAGCCTCTGTAGACTGTTCAATAAAAGACTTTTCTGCATCTCACGTGTGGAATCTAATTATACACTCATTTGCACTTCAGAGGAGAAGATAGTGGGCTTAGCTTGGTGTAAAGGATGCACAGCCATCTAATAAAAAGACTCAACGTTTTATTGAGACATATTTTCACATCCAGCCGCAGTATTACAGGCAAACAATTTTGTCTGTAACTGTTAGACGTGTTAGCAGACTCATTAGTGATTGACAGTTATATAAACATTTACTTACTCTGAATGAGAGTGGGTGCCTGACAAACACTCTACAGACTAAATTACCCCTCTGGGTGAGTTGGATGAGCTCTAATCAGCGCTTTGTTGTAAACATCTTGCACAGCAGCATTTCATTGCACCAACCAATCAGTATATTACATTCAAAACTGGGGGAGCTCTAGATGTGGCCCACCCATCATATCAACATGATGACAATAAGAGGTGAGAGCAGCTGTCTCCAGTTGCTGCACAACACCCTGACACTGTACTGTCAGTCAGTAAAGTTTCAAGGACACGCTGATCTCCCAAGTTTCTGCTAAGCCCGTCTTTCCCTACCTTCTCTGTTTACACTCTACCTTAAAGATGCTGACTTGTGGAGAAGTGCGGAACTGTCAGTGCGGTaagatgaagtgtgtgtgtacctccCACTTCGTTGGAGTAGGGCTCTACAGCCTCAGCCAGGATCTCTATACAATTACTCCAGAACCTCCAGGGGGATGGCTGTTCGTAGGAGATGAATGCTAGCAGGATACTGAGTCGActcatatgtgtgtatgtgtgcatttttgtatGTCACATAGAGTGCAAGAAACTTCAACGTTTGATGGCATTTACCAAGCAGTACCCGGTAAAAGAAgggcaaaaaaaacaagctcCAAAGCTGAGCGTACAAAAAAAGTGAGGATGGAAGCACATTTGATTATGCAATACAGTTATTTATACCCCCTCTATACAGGAAATATTGCACATTGCAATGCATATCATTAATTAGTGTTGCAAACCTTTTGCTTGGAAAAATGCTAAAAGTACTCAAAGACCTCAAGAAGAACTTCCAAGAGAGGAAGAtcacaaaggcaaaaaaatctCATATGTCACTTCAGgttttttgcacattcattttaatatgaaaataatggATGCTGAGACCTGGCAGGGACCCCAGACGAGATCTGAAACTGGTATAATCTCAACATCCCCTCCAGCCCACTTTAGTCCCCAGAACAGTCTTCAGTTCAATAATGTAACACTACACACTGCCAGAGTTAATAGTAGCAAGTTCCAGGGTGagaaaagttttcatttgaagTAATCACGCCCACATCAGTCCACACTCTCCCACATCAAGTCTTATGTTAATGCCTCTGAGGGGTCAGAGATGTGGACTGTTGTGCATTTTGCTCTCTCATTTCATATAAAATACAGCGCCTTTGAATGTTCTCTGTGAATGAAAAGCAACGAAAGATTTTTATCTTCCATTTCAACAGCTCTCTGTTGTAAAGTACTTCATGGCGTATAAAGTGCTCAACTAAATCTTTAGCTCAAGAGCATTTTTTGCATGgggttgttgtgtgttgtgtctccACCTCAAGCTTGTGACTAAAAATCAAGCGATTTCAGTTTGCTTTTAATAAAATTCCCTGTATGTTTTAATGCCATGAAAATTACAGCTGGTCAAATTCATTGTAACAACTGACTAATCTAAGACCAGCAAATTCCCaaacatcttttattttctaCCAATGCTACTTGCTGTATCCATTTATTAGTAGTATTTTCTGTGACTCCAAAGCAGTGCAAAACAACACATGGACGCTACACATAAATGTCAGTAGGCTTATTCACTGTAACAAACCCCCCACTTTAACCAGGACTGGGTTGGCTGGGTTCAGTGTGATCTATTGAAGAAAACACCAACAGTAGAACATATCTTTTTCTCTAATGAAGCATCTCCAGAGATGTCTTCTGTGACGATGGAACTGTGCAAACCTTGAGTGGGAATAAGGTCTGACAGTCTGAGACTACTAGAGATGGAAAGTGAGAGGGAAGGGGGAAAAGGAGTTGCAgttgatcatttgtttttgttttctctgccatGGCTTTCTTCCCTCccacagactgagagaaaatatttgaacCTTTTCTGGGCCAAAAACTGTGTCTGTTGCTCTCCAGCGGTCTCCCTCCGTTGTTACTCTCGCCGAAGACATTCAACCCACGGCATTTCACACTCTGAGAGGCATCTGCCACAAAcctgcacatgcacatttgcacacactTAAGCCTCAGAACAGACGCACAAACAATGATCAAGTACATCCACGGGAACACTGCTGAAATATGTAGTAgaattcacacaaacacacatgcatcagTAAGTCCAGAGACAGTCTGGGACACAGAaatatgttgtatttctgtAAAAGCTACAGTCAAACTGCATTTCTGAGAGTGCTGCTATCTTACCTTCACATACATAAATTAAAAGGGAAAACTGAGCAGTTATCTCTAAAACTGGTGCCACATATACAGACTAGCAAATTCTTCAGATagtttcatctttgttttccatATATGTACATACGGCAAACAGCTGAATAGAACTCATCAGTGGATATACAGTACAGAAATAGGTGAAGAAGTTTCACAAGTACAGGAACCATATCTCTACAATTGTTCCCCATTGGGAACAAACACTGTCCTGAAGTCTGAGAGTCAGCACTTCTATAGTTTTAGCAACTTTGTTTACCATATTTGCAAGATTTCTGATGTAGCTTTGCAGTAGTCTCCCAGGACAATGATGCACTATTGTACTCATCCTCGGTAGCCTGACAGCTCCCCCatctggacaaaaacaaaaactatcaGGCTGTGACATACAAAGAATTCTGGGAGACTTGAAATACTTGCAGTGTCAAGATTACAGCTGCTGCATGATGAGAAAATTGCTCTGCTGGATTCAACAGCACTTTTAGTTTAAATaacttttcagttgttttttttttcctttatcatAGTCGTGTTCTTTGATtgtcacacattcacattaatgATAAGTAATTCAGGGTAGGTCAAACTTTGACAAGCACATTACATGAAGCTCGGAGCAGCACAGTAAGAGTCCATACAAACATTGTTTGATCTCACACTGTTTTTGTCAGAGTGTGGGAGGGGGAAGGCGGCAACAATTGTTTCCTTTGAAAGTGGGACCAAATCACCAACAGAGATGCAATACAAGTCACAAAGGCAGAACTGTCTGTGCGGGGGAAATATGACTGAAATGTTCGTGTCTCGCAGAGACACTGGGGGGGAGGAACTGGGGAAGAGGAAGGTATGGGGTGGGGTGCTCtgactggtttgtttttgtgcagacCAGTCTCTTCCAGGATGTTCTTTAGACGCCACAGATGTTTGGATGAAACGAGCAGGCACAGTTCGGATTGGCCTGAGCTCAGTTAGGTCTGTGAATGGTGTCTTTCAAAGCCCTGCTGAACCACATGGCGCCCAGGACCTCAGCCACAAAGCGCTAGACCAGTTCAATATTGCAAACATAAAAGGATCAAATACCTCTTTGtcctttaatttcattttttccttgaAAAGATACAAATATTTGTTGTACAAATTAGATTATATTGTGAATGCACCACTGTGTGACATGTAATCCCTCTGGTGCTTTCAGCATGAAATAAGCCAGCAGATAGGAATCTCTCTGAACATCCTTCAGATGTGCTGTCCATGATGAATCCTTTAAAGTTCTGTttggtgaaaacaaaaacactttatcTTTGCAGCAAATACTCAAATTTATACAAATTTAATTATCAACATAGACCGCTTCAGAGTtccttattttcattttgttagaGCTTTCAACTTCTTACCGCGCAGGATAATCAAAGGAAAATTACTCTGTTATCCTATTCCTCTTTGCAATTATAAAGACACAAGATACCTAATAAAAAGCCTCTTTACTGGTGAAATCGTTACCTGCtgataataatgtgtgtgtgtgcgtgcgtgcgtgagGTCTACCCAAGCAGAACTATCCCACCACTTCTCCATAGACTTTTCACTCTGATAGGAGAGGTCAAGATATCCAATTAATAAGAGAGGTTAAAGTTGACTTTTCACTGGCTGGCCCAATCACAGTAGGCGCCTCGGTTAATTTGGAGAACAAAGTCATGGCTGGGGTGGGCAGCCACTTAGGGAAAAGCGAGGTGAAGGAGAAGGGGTGGATGAGAGGAAGCACGATAAGGACTGAGGAAAAGATTGCGGCCCCCTGACAGCTCAGCTTGCATGGCAAATGAGGACGctgactgaacaaaaacatttgctgaATCTGTAATGGGAATGATCAGACCACTTCGGGAGAAAGTGGTGTGCTTCTggaaagaccaaaacaaaagttGTGCAGCAAGCAGTAGATAAGTTCACTGTCTCGCTCCAATGAGTCTTTACATAAATGTCAGTCCCCATTTGCaatgttttcaaaaatcatAGTTCAGCCTTGTGTTTGTTAGACAACAAAATACTGTCCACAGcaatttttctctctgctcagtCTGGAACAGCAGAACATAAGGGGGGGGTTTGACGTGAAATGTGGCTCCTTCTATTTCAGTGCACCCACATGTATACGCAATCAAAAGCATCACTCACTTGACTCTTCCCAGGAAGCCAGTGACTCTCCAGTCTGCAAAGCAAATTTCTGAGCCTGCAAAAAAAAGATTGATAGATGTTgccaaaatatatatataaacaccTCACTGGGACTGAAAGCCAGTCGCAACAGTGACAAGCAGCCGTGGACGATGCTCAAGCGCATCCACAGTTGCTAAATTCACGTACAGGCGCTGAAGGCAGTTTTGCCTCAACACACTGAGAAATATTCCCTTCTGCTgtccttttttctccctccccccacatctCTCACCCTGCATCCTACTATCTCCATCACATCTTTCACACTTTGGTTTATGAAGCCAAACTGACGGCAGACAGACTTTTTTCAAACTCTGAAAAACAGTGACTCTGAATAGAACATGTAGCCATCGGTTCCTGGAGGCTCCAAGACTCCAGAGCTTACTTGAGTGGTGCGTTTCAAAAGCGGAGAACAGAAAAGTATTCAAAACGAAGAagaggtatatatatatatatatatatatatatatatatataggttgtagagagagtgaaagagagagagagagagagagagagagagagagagagggagatttCCAAGAATTCAAGTAATGAGAGCACAGAGCACAACTTTAGAGAGCACAGGTATTAAAGGGATTTAGGCAAGTTAGAGAAGAGTATTtccttaataaaaaaaaaataaaagtccatcACAGAACTTAGACTACATATTACAAGAATTTCACTGTTATTTCATCATTTCCAGTGGAGATCTAACCTATCGTTATAAGCTCTTAAAGAAGGCATTCTCAGCAGTATTATCTTGATGCAATGTCATCATATCATAGAGTGTCCTTATtcagaataaatgttttcatctctccTTGGAAAGTTTCCCCCATGGCTATATCATAGTATTTCATTACTTTGGTATAattttcacaggaaaaaaaaaaaaaattgcacaaagTGTGTAAGCTTAATTCGATGCAGCTATGGTCTTTTAGAGTTTGAAATTGAATTCCACCTACCTTCAAAGTCTGGTAACACAATTAAGCTTAGTTCTTTGACTTTAAATGCGATTTTCTTCTGAAGTGTCTTTGTTCTGAATGTGTATTCTTAGAAGTTAATTGCATTTCCAGTGGgtgtttttcagctgtgtaaAATGGGCATTTATGACACTGAGCTTATATCTCTACTCACAAGCTGCACTGTAGTCAAATACCTCACTGCAAGGTGAAATTAaagcttttgtatttttagcttAATGGAATCTGGGATGGTACCAAGGTCTATATATTGGCAAATCAAATGTGAGGGATCTTTTAGTTTTTGgtattcttttctttgttcttttgcaaacaatcacacacaagaACCCCCTCTTTTAGTGGCTGACGATTTCAATGGTTCATTAACTCTCTTTCCTTAGTAAGATCCCAAAAAAGTCTCTTAAAGTTAGGCTGAATGGCCTGCTTTCCAGAGCAAGAAAAGATGGTCTAATTAAACTATGCTCACCACCACTCTATTTAACCTCTGACTGCTTTTTAATGAACTACTCACATGGAACAGGTTTGATTTTCATTCCATTTATTCTTGGAcacataaatgtgaaaaatatggGTCGACTCTCCACAAAAGCTTCAATCTTAACCCAGGGTTATCACGTTTATGCAATTACGGCCCACAACAATGAAAGTTAAATACTTTTAAACACTTCCCAGTTATAAGAACTCGAGtctaacatttaaatttaaatttaaatttgcttCCTGCACATCTTCTGAGCTTTAATGACTCTGAGA harbors:
- the LOC124058106 gene encoding cytochrome c oxidase subunit 7C, mitochondrial gives rise to the protein MLRQVVRRFTTSAVRSSHYEEGPGKNLPFSVENKWRLLGMMVAFFGSGFAFPFIVVRHQILKK